A stretch of the Polaribacter pacificus genome encodes the following:
- a CDS encoding ATP-binding protein, which yields MINKRLLIKNLLAHNDENSFYDKKQKLSLDHKEGKAKFIKHICALSNSNPENNSYIVVGVDDPENNIIGVDFFDDSKIQNLVNAYLINPPTIQYENVPFPRLPRHKVVGLVSIAPNKKTTSLSKNSWKYKKGAIFFRRGSNSMQASSPIEVQVQNKDIVEAIEKIASNNIELTLKGVFDFFKNHKKEYHPQYKVFKEQFVLCWAGKKTQIEGQTFFSRVDIELVNEQVRLFFSSMDEVQIKVNKNSFIITEYILLGIDAKETHHPLEKTIINFKDNGTYDIVKELLFVPPQYDAEIIEHIYENNNAIVYKIEHELPLSVLEHEDVYRLPTSYLICYLNGFLDAPEQLEKTKDYIKNMQDKTTYIKYKEAMRVLRKVKYN from the coding sequence ATGATTAACAAGCGCCTTTTAATTAAAAACTTATTGGCTCATAATGATGAGAACAGTTTTTATGATAAAAAGCAAAAATTATCACTTGATCACAAAGAAGGTAAAGCTAAATTTATTAAACATATTTGCGCATTATCCAACTCAAATCCTGAGAACAACTCTTATATCGTAGTTGGAGTAGATGATCCTGAGAATAATATTATTGGGGTTGATTTTTTTGATGATAGCAAAATCCAAAATTTAGTAAATGCCTATCTAATCAATCCACCAACCATTCAATATGAAAATGTCCCATTTCCAAGATTGCCAAGACATAAAGTAGTTGGCTTGGTGAGTATTGCCCCTAATAAAAAGACCACATCACTGTCTAAAAATAGTTGGAAGTATAAAAAGGGAGCTATCTTTTTTAGAAGAGGAAGCAATTCTATGCAGGCATCATCACCTATAGAAGTTCAAGTTCAAAATAAAGATATTGTCGAGGCAATTGAGAAAATTGCCAGTAACAATATAGAGTTGACTTTAAAAGGGGTTTTTGATTTTTTTAAAAATCACAAAAAAGAATACCATCCACAATACAAGGTGTTTAAAGAGCAATTTGTGCTGTGTTGGGCAGGTAAAAAGACTCAAATAGAAGGGCAAACATTTTTTTCTAGAGTAGATATAGAGCTTGTCAATGAGCAGGTTCGGTTGTTCTTTTCTTCTATGGATGAGGTTCAAATTAAGGTGAATAAAAATTCTTTTATTATCACCGAGTATATTTTATTAGGCATCGATGCAAAAGAAACCCATCATCCTTTAGAAAAAACAATTATTAATTTTAAAGACAACGGTACTTATGATATCGTTAAAGAACTGCTATTTGTCCCGCCACAATACGATGCCGAAATTATAGAACATATTTATGAAAACAATAATGCGATTGTCTATAAAATAGAACATGAACTTCCACTTTCTGTTTTAGAACATGAAGATGTTTACCGTTTGCCAACCAGTTATTTAATTTGTTACCTAAATGGATTTTTAGATGCGCCAGAGCAATTAGAAAAAACCAAAGATTATATCAAAAACATGCAGGACAAAACCACGTATATTAAGTACAAAGAAGCGATGAGGGTTTTGAGAAAGGTAAAGTATAATTAA
- a CDS encoding SDR family NAD(P)-dependent oxidoreductase, producing the protein MNPTAFITGATSGIGKATASLFAKNNIRLILCGRRSERLAELQKELSQYTEVTTLTFDVRNREAVIEAIKQLPKEFQQIDVLINNAGNAHGLSSIQDGDLDDWDAMIDINVKGLLYVSKAIIPKMIQQNSGFIVNIGSIAGKEVYPNGNVYCASKHAVNALNKAMRIDLNEYNIRVSAIHPGAVETEFSEVRFKGDTEKAKNVYAGYQALQAIDIAEIIHFVVTRPAHVNIEDLVVYPTAQASPTLLKKN; encoded by the coding sequence ATGAATCCAACAGCATTTATAACAGGCGCGACTTCTGGTATTGGTAAAGCAACTGCCAGCTTGTTTGCAAAGAACAACATCCGCTTGATTCTTTGTGGGAGAAGATCAGAGCGTTTAGCTGAGTTGCAAAAAGAATTGAGTCAATATACAGAGGTAACAACGCTTACTTTTGATGTAAGAAATCGCGAGGCAGTTATAGAAGCCATTAAACAATTGCCTAAAGAATTCCAGCAAATAGATGTTTTAATTAACAACGCGGGGAATGCTCACGGCTTAAGCAGCATCCAAGATGGAGATTTGGATGATTGGGATGCCATGATAGATATCAATGTAAAAGGCCTGTTGTATGTATCTAAGGCCATCATCCCAAAAATGATTCAACAAAATAGTGGTTTTATCGTTAATATAGGCTCTATAGCGGGAAAAGAAGTATATCCTAACGGAAATGTATACTGTGCCTCTAAGCACGCTGTAAATGCCTTAAACAAGGCCATGCGTATTGATTTAAATGAGTACAATATCAGAGTTTCTGCCATTCATCCTGGAGCAGTAGAAACTGAGTTTTCTGAAGTGCGTTTTAAAGGAGATACAGAAAAGGCTAAAAACGTATATGCCGGTTATCAAGCATTGCAAGCTATAGACATTGCAGAGATTATTCATTTTGTGGTCACCAGACCCGCTCATGTTAATATAGAAGACCTGGTTGTATATCCAACCGCACAAGCAAGCCCAACTTTATTGAAAAAAAACTGA